The genomic region TAAAGGCACAAACATCCCTGCAAATATGAACACTGTAAATAAAATAGGCGCTAGTTCATATAACAAAAGGCCACCTGTATCATCTGACCATATAAACTCAGGGCCTTTGTTAAATAATACTAACAAAGAAGCTATACCACCTATAACTCTGATAAGTAGCCAGGGTGTTGAAACATTAAAAAGTTTAGATATATTTTTTGAACTTAAAGTAAGGTTAGTAAATTTACAAATTAAACTCATTACTGCGGAAAACGCCACCATAAGGGTGACCCCCTGCGGCAGAGCTTGTGCAAATAAATTCATAAATACATCAGTTAATAATGCTATTGGTATAGTTAGAGTTCCGTCTTTAGGGATAGGAGTTATAAATAGTAAAACTCCTATCCCTGAAGGTATTAGAAATTTTAGTAAATTAACTATCTCTATGCCATTGTTTAATTGTTTTTTATTTTTAAGACCAATCACTGTTATCTTCTCCTTTGCAAAAATAAATAACTTATTTAATGACCCTTTATCCTTTATAAAGTGAAATTTAATCAGTGGGGGTCTTAAGCCAGTTAAGCTGTGATAAATATGAACTTATATTTTAAAAGTATTTTAGGCCTAAAAATACTTAGGATTTAAATTAATCAAAAAAAACCGACCCCTTGTATAAAACAAAGAGACGGTTGAATATCCGTGGTACCACTCTAATTATTAACTCGTTAGTTAATCACTCTAATCCTTGTAACGGTGGAAAGCCGTGCCTTAATACTAAATTTCTTCTTAAAGACAACCTCAGAGACTCTCTTCGGTAAAGTTAGGCTACGGACCTCCCACTCTATATCCGCTCGCTTAAGCCGTTACTAAACTTACTCTTCCCTTCACTGGTTTTTATTTCAGCTAAAAATATATTGTTTATGATTATATACACTTGGGTTGATGCTGTCAATAGAAAAACACTTTTTTTATTAAATTTTTCATGTTGACTTTAAAAACAGCCTTTCCTTCTACCCATTAAATGGGATATAATGAACTAATATTACTTTTAAGGAGGGATCGTTTTGAAATTTAAAGATAGCGGCCAGGGGTGTACAGTCCAATATTTGTTCAATAGTGGCTTTGCAGTGGAAACCCAGAGTAATATTCTAATCTTTGACTATTGTAAAAGAAGTGAGTATATCACAGATAAGCTTCTTTCGGGTAAAAAAGTCACTGTTTTTGTAACTCACGATCATAGCGACCACTTCAACTCAATAATCTATGAATGGTCAAAAAAGCATGATGTTTGTTATGTCATTGATGAAAATGTAGATAAATCCCCTAATGCCAATATATATACTGTCAAACCGGACGAGCACTTGTTTGTAAATGACATTTCAATAAAGACCCTAGGCTCTACCGACCGAGGTGTCTCTTTTCTAGTTAAAGTTGATGATGTCACTATCTTTCATAGCGGAGACCTCAACTGGTGGAAATGGAAAAACGACTCAATACAAACCCAGCGACAAGAAGAACTAGATTACAAAAATGAAATACACAAACTACTTAATCAGCATATTGATATTGCCTTTATACCTGTTGACCCAAGACTTGGTGAGTTTTACGACCTGGCGGCCAAATATTTTGCCGAAGTTATTTCTGTTAGTAATATAATCCCAATGCATTTTACCACTTCGCCGAAATCAGTGGAAATCATCGCAGAAAAATGGCAACTTAGGCCTAAGTTTGTCCCGTTACTTCTAGAAGGTCAAACTGCAACATTCAAACTACAAGGAAGGAGTCACCCTCCGTGTTCTTAAACCTACTAACTGGTATCGGCTTAAGCACAGCCGCCGGATTTCGTGTGTTTATTCCTCTTTTAACTATGAGCGTAGCAAGCTACTATGGCATTATAAGTCCACCTGATAACTTTGAATGGATAGCTTCATCACAGGCAATTACTATACTCTCGATAGCGACTATATCGGAACTTATCGCTTATGAAATTCCTTGGTTTAACAATATAGTTAATATGATAAGCATTCCTTTTGCTACAGTAGCAGGCATTCTTTTAACCGCATCATTTCTGACGGAGGTAAGCCCATTACATCAGTGGTCTCTGGCTATAATAGCTGGTGGAGGAACAGCTCTGGCCACAGACGTATTTAGTAACACTGCTCAGGTAGCTGTAACAACAGCAACTGGAGGAACGGCCAACCCTATTCTCTCGCTATTTGAATCGGCGATTACAATAATAATTTCAATGATAGTCATACTGGCAATTACTCTTCCGATTGCTTTAATAATAATACCTTTTATACTCATGCTATTTAGATCAACAGTTAAATCTAAACGTTTAAAACAAGGATAGATAAAAAAAGGTAGTGGTTTAAAAACCACTACCTTTTTTTTTATCTATTAAACCATAATTCCTGTTACTTTCTAAATTACTTCCAACACTCCGGCACATAAAGAAATTTCCTCGCTAAGCTAAACATTTAGGTAGGTTTCCTTGCTTTCTATGATGCTCTACACACTCACAACACTTCCCATGTCTAGGGCATGATTTACTGTTACATACACATTCCTTTATACAACTAATCCCTCTCACCTCCTTGAATTGGGATTTCTAAGATCTGTGTGTTCTTTTCTTATAGAAAAAGTTTATTATCATTACATTAAACATAGTAGCTAAAATTCCTGCTTACGAAAAAAATTAACTTCCCAGCCTATCTAAATATCGAAAATAGTAATTATAAATCTATACTTTCTTCATATCCCTATGTGTTAGGATAGTTGTCGTATAAGAAAATTAATGCAATAATGAAGTTACGACACTAAACCTAAGGAGATAAAATTATGTCAAAATCTAAAAGTAAGCACTACTCTAAAGAGTTTATTGAGTCCGTATTAAAAAGACTTGAGCCCCCTTCAAATGACACCGTTACTGCTATTGCAGCAGAGCTGGGCATTCCCAAAACAACCATTTATACATGGGTGAAAAGAAACAATAAAACTCTATCATCTCGCAAACCTCAAAATAGGTGGAACTCAGAAGATAAATTCCAAATAGTATTAGAAACAGCAGCTTTAAGTGAAGCTGAGCTAGCCGATTACTGCCGACGTAAAGGTATATACCTTGAAGATATAAAGCGTTGGAAAGAGCAATGTTTAAAGGCAAACCAAGGTGAAACACAGGACTACCAAAAGACTAAAAGTGAGTTAAAGGAAGAAAAGGAAAAAGCAAAAGAATTAAAAAAGCAGCTTAGACAAAAAGAGAAGGCACTGGCAGAAACGGCTGCATTACTAGTATTAAGAAAAAAAGCAGACGCGATTTGGGGGGACCCCGAGGAAGACTGATCAGTAGCTCAGATCGCGTAAAAGCAGTAGAACTGATCGATGAAGCAAGAATAAATGGTGCAAGGTTAGCCCCTGCATGTGAAGTATTAAGTATCAGCGTGCGTACCTATCAAAGATGGACTAAGGAAAAAGGGAAGATCAAAGAAGATAAAAGACCTTCAGCTAAACGCCCCACTCCTAAAAACAAGCTAACAGATGAAGAACGCCAAGAAATAATAAAAACAGCAAATAATCCTAAGTATGTCGACTTACCTCCATCACAAATAGTTCCTAAGCTGGCAGACGAAGGCAAATATTTGGCATCTGAATCAACAATTTACAGGGTTTTAAAAGAAGAAAAAATGGATGCTCACCGAGGAAGGGCCAAAAAACCCACAAAAAGGGAGCCTCCTACTCATGTAGCTACTTCCCCTAATAAAATATGGACTTGGGATATAACATGGCTAAACTCTGCTGTTAAAGGTAGTTTCTATAAGTTATACCTTATAATAGATATGTTTAGCAGATTAATTGTAGCCTATGAAGTATGGGAGTCAGAGAAAGCAGAATATGCTGAAAGACTTATTAAAAAAGCAACATTGTCTCAAAAGATTTCAGGTCGACCTTTAGTACTACACTCCGATAATGGCAGCCCAATGAAAGCAGCAACATTTCAGGCCACACTTGAAAAACTAGGTATTCAAAGCTCTTTTTCCCGTCCAAGAGTTAGTAATGACAACCCTTACTCCGAATCGCTCTTTAAGACCATGAAGTATCGCCCAGCATACCCTTATAAAGGTTTTAAAAGCATAGAGGAAGCAAGAAATTGGGTTAAAGAATTTGTTAGATGGTATAACTATGAACACTTACATAGTGGCTTAAAATTTGTTACACCTTACCAAAGACACTATGGAATTGATGTTAATATAGTAGAAAAAAGAATCAGGATCTATGAGCATGCAAGGAAAAAGCACCCAGAGAGGTGGTCTAAAAATATCAGAGATTGGTCATTACCCGAATATGTTTCTCTAAACCCTATAAAAGACATACAGTTTAAAAATACTATAGATCATGTAGATTAGCTTTACAATCTAACAAGGTAATTCGTAAAACTTTTTAATTTTAATGCGACAACTTTCTTGACAAACACCGATATTAAATATATGGGTTTCCCCCCTGATTTTAAACTTTTGTGCATATTTTAATTTTTTTCTATCATTTTTCGTAATATTTGAGTAATACTCCATTGGTACAGTTTTTGGCAAAATAGATTTTTTTAGACTTTTTTTACACCCTCTACCCCTGATTTAATTAAGTTCTTGGGATATTTTTCACATACACAACCTGTTATAACAGTTTTCATTTTGTAACAAAACAGATTAGTACACCCCTGTTAACTCGGGAATTTTAACAAAAACAGGTGTTGCAATTAGTCAAAACACAGTTTATAATGTAAGCGTAAAATAAAATATTAATTTTAGAATTAATCTTTCTATTTAATAAATCTCATATTAAACTAACAAATTTTTTAAGGGGGTTTTTTTATGAACACAGAGTGGAGAGAATTTAAGCATGGTGTTTGGAATGATGAGGTTAACGTAAGGGATTTTATTCAAAAAAATTATACTCCTTACGAAGGAGACGATAGGTTTCTAAATGAGCCTACGGAAAAAACAAAAAATTTATGGGAAAAAGCAGTACAACTTTTAAATAAAGAAAATCAAAAGGGCATCTTAGATCTAGACACTAATACAGTCTCAGGAATAAACGCATTTAAACCAGGTTACTTAGATAAGGAAAACGAACTAATAGTAGGTTTTCAAACCGATGAGCCTTTAAAACGAATCGTAAACCCTTTCGGTGGTATTCGCATGGCTATTTCTGCTGCAGAAAGTTATGGTTATGAGGTTGATGAAAGTATTAAGGATACTTTTACTAACTATCGCAAAACACATAACCAAGGTGTTTTTGATGTTTATACTCCTGAAATGAAGCTTGCTAGAAAGGCTGGCGTTGTTACAGGATTGCCTGATGCTTATGGAAGAGGAAGAATCATTGGTGATTATCGTAGATTGCCACTTTACGGTTCAGACTTTTTGATAGAGCAAAAGAAAAAAGAAATGGCAGATCTTAACGGACCAATGACTGAAAATGTTATTAGGTTAAGAGAAGAGTTAATGGAACAACTACGTGCTTTAAATGAACTTACTGAAATGGCCGCTAGCTATGGGTTTGATGTAACTAAACCAGCTAAAAATTCTAAGGAAGCAATTCAGTGGTTATACTTCGCTTACCTTGCTGCTATAAAACAGCAAAATGGTGCTGCTATGTCTCTAGGTAGAGTTAGTACGTTCTTAGACATTTATATAGAAAGAGATCTTAAGGAAAACACTATCTCTGAAGAACAAGCCCAGGAGCTAATTGATCAGTTTGTTATGAAACTGCGTCTAGCTAGACACCTAAGAACACCTGACTATAACGAGTTGTTCGCCGGAGACCCTACCTGGATAACAGAAGCTATCGGTGGTATGGGGGTTGATGGTCGAACATTAGTTACCAAAAACAGTTATAGATTCTTGCACACTTTGGTAAATCTAGGTCCAGCCCCAGAGCCAAACATGACCGTTCTTTGGTCACAAAAATTACCAGAGAAATTTAAAGAGTTTTGCGCTAAGTTGTCTATAGAGACTGACTCTATCCAGTACGAAAATGACGACCTTATGCGTACAGATTTTGATGACGATTATGGAATTGCCTGCTGCGTTTCCGCTATGAAAATAGGAAAACAGATGCAATATTTCGGAGCTAGAGTAAACCTAGCTAAAGCACTGCTTTATGCTTTAAATGGTGGAGTTGATGAGCAACTTAAACAGCAAGTCTCTCCAAAGCAAGAATTGCCTAAGGGTGAGTATCTCAATTATGAAGATGTTATGGATAAATTCGATAACGTTATGGAATGGCTGGCAGAAACTTATGTAAATACCATGAATGTTATTCACTACATGCATGATAAATACGCATATGAATCATCTATGTTAGCGCTTCATGATAGAGATATAGACAGGCTAATGGCTTTCGGTATAGCAGGGCTATCAGTTGTTAGCGACTCCTTAAGTGCCATAAAATACGCTAAAGTTAAACCTGTCAGAAAAGATAACATTACAGTTGACTTCCATACCGAAGGTGAATTCCCGAAATATGGTAATGATGATGAAAAAGTTGATGAAATAACAGTCGATGTAGTTAACAGGTTTATGGAAAAACTGCGCAAACATCAAGCTTATCGCGATTCTATACACACTCTTTCTATCCTTACGATAACTTCAAACGTTGTCTATGGTAAAAAGACTGGCTCAACCCCAGACGGACGAAAAGAAGGAGAACCTTTTGCTCCAGGTGCTAACCCAATGCACGGAAGAGATATAACCGGAGCTTTAGCTTCGTTGAACTCAGTAGCAAAAATACCTTATGCTCAGTGTAAAGATGGTGTATCAAACACCTTTACCGTAGTGCCTGACAGCTTAGGTAAGGATAAGCAGCAACGAGTTGCAAATCTTGTATCTGTTTTAGATGGATACTTTGTTCAAGGTGCTCATCATTTAAATGTAAATGTTCTAAATAAAGAAACCTTAAAGGATGCTATGGATCACCCTGAAAAATACCCTTCTTTAACTGTTAGAGTTTCTGGATATGCAGTAAACTTTAATCGCTTGACTAAGTCCCAGCAGCAAGAAGTAATTTCTAGGACATTCCACCAGAGAATATAGCATAATGACCACAGCAAATGTTCATTCTATAGAAACTATGGGACTGGTTGACGGCCCTGGCGTAAGAACAGTAATCTTTTTACAGGGCTGTCAGTTAAGATGTATCTACTGTCATAATCCAGACACATGGAAAGCAGGGTATGGAAAAGAAATGTCCGTGGATGAGCTGATCAAAATGGTAAAAAGGTACAAGTTTTATTATAAAGATAATGGCGGAATCACTGTTTCTGGCGGTGACCCGCTACTACAGCCACAGTTTTTAAAAGAGTTTCTTAAAGCTTGTAAAGAGGAAGGAATTAACACCGCTATAGATACCTCTGGACATGGTTTAGGAGACTATGATGACATTCTAAAATACACCGATTTAGTTCTTTTAGATATCAAGGCAGCAAAC from Proteinivorax hydrogeniformans harbors:
- the pflB gene encoding formate C-acetyltransferase, whose amino-acid sequence is MNTEWREFKHGVWNDEVNVRDFIQKNYTPYEGDDRFLNEPTEKTKNLWEKAVQLLNKENQKGILDLDTNTVSGINAFKPGYLDKENELIVGFQTDEPLKRIVNPFGGIRMAISAAESYGYEVDESIKDTFTNYRKTHNQGVFDVYTPEMKLARKAGVVTGLPDAYGRGRIIGDYRRLPLYGSDFLIEQKKKEMADLNGPMTENVIRLREELMEQLRALNELTEMAASYGFDVTKPAKNSKEAIQWLYFAYLAAIKQQNGAAMSLGRVSTFLDIYIERDLKENTISEEQAQELIDQFVMKLRLARHLRTPDYNELFAGDPTWITEAIGGMGVDGRTLVTKNSYRFLHTLVNLGPAPEPNMTVLWSQKLPEKFKEFCAKLSIETDSIQYENDDLMRTDFDDDYGIACCVSAMKIGKQMQYFGARVNLAKALLYALNGGVDEQLKQQVSPKQELPKGEYLNYEDVMDKFDNVMEWLAETYVNTMNVIHYMHDKYAYESSMLALHDRDIDRLMAFGIAGLSVVSDSLSAIKYAKVKPVRKDNITVDFHTEGEFPKYGNDDEKVDEITVDVVNRFMEKLRKHQAYRDSIHTLSILTITSNVVYGKKTGSTPDGRKEGEPFAPGANPMHGRDITGALASLNSVAKIPYAQCKDGVSNTFTVVPDSLGKDKQQRVANLVSVLDGYFVQGAHHLNVNVLNKETLKDAMDHPEKYPSLTVRVSGYAVNFNRLTKSQQQEVISRTFHQRI
- a CDS encoding MBL fold metallo-hydrolase, with the translated sequence MKFKDSGQGCTVQYLFNSGFAVETQSNILIFDYCKRSEYITDKLLSGKKVTVFVTHDHSDHFNSIIYEWSKKHDVCYVIDENVDKSPNANIYTVKPDEHLFVNDISIKTLGSTDRGVSFLVKVDDVTIFHSGDLNWWKWKNDSIQTQRQEELDYKNEIHKLLNQHIDIAFIPVDPRLGEFYDLAAKYFAEVISVSNIIPMHFTTSPKSVEIIAEKWQLRPKFVPLLLEGQTATFKLQGRSHPPCS
- a CDS encoding IS3 family transposase (programmed frameshift), with the translated sequence MSKSKSKHYSKEFIESVLKRLEPPSNDTVTAIAAELGIPKTTIYTWVKRNNKTLSSRKPQNRWNSEDKFQIVLETAALSEAELADYCRRKGIYLEDIKRWKEQCLKANQGETQDYQKTKSELKEEKEKAKELKKQLRQKEKALAETAALLVLRKKADANLGGPRGRLISSSDRVKAVELIDEARINGARLAPACEVLSISVRTYQRWTKEKGKIKEDKRPSAKRPTPKNKLTDEERQEIIKTANNPKYVDLPPSQIVPKLADEGKYLASESTIYRVLKEEKMDAHRGRAKKPTKREPPTHVATSPNKIWTWDITWLNSAVKGSFYKLYLIIDMFSRLIVAYEVWESEKAEYAERLIKKATLSQKISGRPLVLHSDNGSPMKAATFQATLEKLGIQSSFSRPRVSNDNPYSESLFKTMKYRPAYPYKGFKSIEEARNWVKEFVRWYNYEHLHSGLKFVTPYQRHYGIDVNIVEKRIRIYEHARKKHPERWSKNIRDWSLPEYVSLNPIKDIQFKNTIDHVD
- the pflA gene encoding pyruvate formate-lyase-activating protein; translated protein: MTTANVHSIETMGLVDGPGVRTVIFLQGCQLRCIYCHNPDTWKAGYGKEMSVDELIKMVKRYKFYYKDNGGITVSGGDPLLQPQFLKEFLKACKEEGINTAIDTSGHGLGDYDDILKYTDLVLLDIKAANEDKYREITKRKSDKFFEFLEAVKRNNVDIWTRHVVVPTINAEEKQIVEVAKFINTIPNVKKVELLPYHNQGAQKYKSLDMKYPLEGVQPLDNDSLDYFNKVLHKHLDIIEEEYSKTG
- a CDS encoding DUF4126 domain-containing protein, encoding MFLNLLTGIGLSTAAGFRVFIPLLTMSVASYYGIISPPDNFEWIASSQAITILSIATISELIAYEIPWFNNIVNMISIPFATVAGILLTASFLTEVSPLHQWSLAIIAGGGTALATDVFSNTAQVAVTTATGGTANPILSLFESAITIIISMIVILAITLPIALIIIPFILMLFRSTVKSKRLKQG